The stretch of DNA TGCATCGTAGATGCATTACTTGCAAATGGCTGACTCATCTGTCCTGTCAGCCGCAGTCTCTGTTTAGGAAACGTTAGTAAAGCTGTTTTCATAGGAAATCTTATCCTAAAGTCGTAGACATCTGAATTTTTGACGCTCATGGTGACATGACCCGAAGAAAGTTCACCATGTGACGGCTTTTTTTGATTAACTAATACGGAGGGGAAGATCTATGAAAGCACTTTTGCTAGCTGGAGGACTTGGAACTCGATTACGGCCATTAACCGAACAACTACCCAAACCGATGGCGCTGGTAGGGAATGTACCTTGGTTGGAGCACTTGATTTTACAGCTTCGAGACCAAGGCATTCGTGAATTCGTTCTGGCGCTGAAGCATTACCCGGAGCTGATTCGCAGGCATTTGGGAAATGGGAGTAAATATGGAGTTTCTATAGAGTATGTAGTAGAGCAGGATGCGCTGGGAACTGCTGGGGCAATCAAAAATGCTGAGGCGCATCTCGGGGAAACTTTTCTGGTGTTTAACGCAGATATTATTCAGACCATGGAAATCCACCCCATGCTTGATTATCACTATTCGCGAGGTGCCCAGGTGACTATAGGGCTGACTGAGGTTGATGATCCAAGCGCCTTTGGAGTGGTGGACTGCACCGACAGCGGCCAGGTTCGTCGCTTCATCGAGAAGCCTAAGCGCGGTGAAGCTGTCTCTAATCGGATTAATGCGGGAATTTATATTATGAACAAAGCAGCGCTCCGCTACATACCGGAAGGACGTGAGGTGTCCATCGAGCGTGAGACTTTTCCTTTACTGATTCATCAAGGTATTGGAGTCTACGGATATACAATGAAGGGCTATTGGATGGATATGGGGACCCGTGAGCGTTATCGTCAAGTGCATAGAGACCTGTTAGACCGGAAGCTGGATCTTAGATTGCCGGGCACAGAGACCGAACCGGGAATTCGGATGGGGAAAGGCTGCCACATCGGGCAGGCTGTTCGGTTGATAGCCCCCGTCCTGATCGGGGATCATGTGCGGATCGAAGACCATGCCGTAATTGGTCCCTATACCATTCTTGGAGAACACTGTCATATCGCTCGAGGGGCTCAGCTTGCCGAGACCATCCTCTGGAATCGTTCTAGCGTAAAAGACAATGCAAAGCTTAACCAGTGTGTCTGTGGTTATGATTCGCTGATTGAGTCACGTCATATTCTATATGAAGCTTTTGCTCAGCGAATGAAAGAGGAGGCTGTTGTAGGATGAACATTGCATATATTGGCACCTATATTCCGCAGAAATGCGGTATAGCTACCTACACTCATCACCTTCGCCAAAGTATATGTGCAGCAAAGAGCTGGAAGGGCCATGACACGGTTTATGCGATCAAGCCATCAAGCAGCGTGCAGCAGGATCCGGCATCCTTGATTCATGAATTGGACAAAGAGGATCAAAGTGCATACAAGAAGCTGGCGCAACGATTAAATCGAAGTGAAGTGTCTGTTGTTTCCCTGCAGCATGAGTTTGGCATTTTTGGCGGAGAAGCAGGGGAATATATTATCGATTTTGTGGAACATCTCAATAAGCCGCTGGCGGTTACTTTTCACACTGTATTCGAGAATCCTGAAGAGCCTTACCGCCGGATCCAGCAGCGGATTGCAGAACAGAGCGACATGATCCTGGTGATGAATCGCCTTGCTGCAGGTTATCTGCATCGGTCACTTCATGTTCCCCAAGAGAAGATTTACATTGTTCCTCACGGAACTCCAGAGCCTTCGAAGGGCAAAAGGGAACTTACCCGCAGCAAGATGGGCTGGGAAGAGCGGAAGGTGGTCATGTCCTTTGGCTTGTTAAGCCGCGGTAAAGGGTTGGAGACGGTGCTTCAGGCGCTGCCGCGAGTTGTGGAGCAGGTTCCAGAGGTCTTATATGCTATTGTCGGTCAAACCCATCCCGAGGTTCGTAAGCGGGAGGGTGAAGCGTATCGTGAAGAGCTGATGAGGATGATTCACGAGCTCAAGTTGGACAATCATGTAACTATGATTGATCGTTATGTGGAAGAGGATGAGCTAGTCGGATTGCTCTCGGCGTGCGATCTGTATGTAACTCCCTATCCGGGCATGCAGCAGATTACAAGTGGGACGCTGGCCTATGCCGTAGGCTTGGGACGGCCGGTCCTGAGCACGCCGTACGCCTATGCCAAGGATCTGCTTGAGACTCTTCCGGAATTGCTGATTCCATATGAGGATAAGATGTTGTGGTCTCGGCAAATGGCGGATATCCTTGCTAACAGCAACAAGCTTGAGCAGCTTGAACGTAAAATGATGCAAATCGGCTCCCCGATGCATTGGTCTAAGGTAGGAGAACTTCATCTTAAGCTGTTTAGTGACTTGACCAACACTCACCGTGAAGTTCTAAGGGCGAACTAAAGGAGGGTGAAGCTGTGTACTCCTATCATATCAGCCCAAGACATCTAATGAGGCTAACCGATGATACGGGACTTCTGGAACATGCACTCGGATCGATTCCGAGGAGAAATGAAGGCTATACTACAGACGACAATGCCAGGGGATTATGGGCCTGCTCCGTTATTCATAAGATCGCTGGCAAGGACGGGGGACAGTGGCTAAGGCTGGCAGAGAATTACCTAGCTTTTTTGTTATGGGTTCAGAGGGAGGACGGATCTTTTCATAACAATATCGCCTATGACCGCTCACCGGAAACTGAGATCGCTTCTGACGATTGCTTCGGCCGGACTTGCTGGGCTGCAGCAAATGCACTAGTCTTGCTGCCGAGTGAAGGAAGCAGGTTAGCTGCTGAACAGATTCTCTTAAAGGCCGCAAATCAGACAGATCAGCTCAGATTTCCAAGAGGGATTGCCTATGCGTTGTCGGCTTATGCATTTCTTCTTACCCATGAAGAGTTCTCTTCGGTCTGGTTGGATCGGAATTCTCTTCTGTCGAAGCTTAAAGCAATAGAATGGGTGAGCCGATTTGAGCAGCAGCTGCTCAATTGGTACGGCCAAGCGTCTTCTCCTGACTGGTGCTGGTTCGAGGAGAAGTTAACCTATGGCAACGGCTTACTGCCGTGGGCCCTGTTCAATGCTTATCAAGTCACTGGAAATGCAGAAGCCTTTCGAGTTGCCCGGGAGTCTATGGATTTTCTGGCTTCAAAGATGACGGCACCTGAAGGCTGGATTCGGCCTATCGGTAACGAGAGGTGGGCAACAGCTGAGCATATGAGCCAGTGGGACCAGCAACCGTTAGAGGTCTTCAAGCTTGCGCTCGCTGCCCGCGAAGCCTATCGGCTTGAGAAGCGTGAAGAAGATGCCCAGCTCATTGGTAGGTGTCGAGATTGGTTCTACGGTGAGAACGACTGTCGTAGGGCGTTGGCAGATGCTGAAGATGGCAGCTGCTGTGACGGACTGACGCTAACAGGACCTAATCTCAATCGGGGAGCAGAGTCTACACTCTCCTATCTTTTGACTGAGTACTTATATATCGATTTAGAGCTTGGTCCCAGAGCTCAAGATTCGTAGGGTGAATAATGACGCAGCAAAATCACATAATACGACTAAACAACGTAGGATGTGAGAACAGTTGAGCTGGCAGGATGTTTGGAATGAGGTGTGGAAATCCCTGGTCGTGATAATTGCAGGTATGCTGCTTCTTAGGCTCGCCGGCAGAAAATCCATTTCACAAATGACCATTCCCACAACGGTAATCATGGTGTCTATTGGAACCGTGATCGTGCAACCCATCGCGGACCGAAGCATCTGGATGGCTTTAATCGCCGCCAGCACCTTTGTTGTCCTTCTCCTCATTATTGAAGCTGTGCAGCTTAAGTGGAATGGGTTCGAGCAGTTCATGCGCAGCAGGGCACTTGTTGTTATTCAGAACGGGCAGCTGCAGACCCAGACCCTTAAGCGGCTTAGGCTGACGGTAGATCAGCTGGAGATGAAGCTGAGGCAAGCAGGCATCCAGAAAATTGAAGATGTAAAGACCGCAACTATTGAATCCAATGGGCAGCTGGGCTATGAATTAACTGAGGAAGCCAAGCCTGTCACCTTAAAACAGCTGAGAAACATGCTGGAGCTTTATTTGAATCCTTCAAGTATGGAGAGTTCGGCCAGCAGCAGCATAGGCGGGAAGAATGAAGACCAATCGAAGACCCTATTTAATGAATTAACAAATAGAGAAAAACAGGATACCGAAGAGAAATGGCTTCAGTAAATAGTAAAGGCAGTTCGCAATCAGTGCTAAATGATGCGAACTGCCTTTTTGCTGTTCTACTACCTGTGCAATTTACGTCTTAAAGGCTTTGTTTTTTTCGTCTCTTGACCAAAAAAGAGTTTCATCATCGGCGGTGTAACAATCGTTGTGATCAAGACTACAATGACGATGACCGCGAACATCTCCTCCTGAAGCAGGTTCGCCTCTTGACCAATCGCCGCGATAATCAGCGCGACTTCTCCGCGAGAGACCTGGCAGCGCCGATGCCGAGTGCGCTCCGCCATCCGAATCCGGCAGCCTTGGCTCCGAGTGCTGATCCGAGTAGTTTGGTAGCAATCGCTAAGATACTAAGGCCAAGGATAAGCCAAACTTGGGTTGATATGCCGGCAAAATCGACCTTGACACCGATGGTGGTGAAAAAGACGGGAACGAACACCGCATAACCAATCGTTTCAACCTTCTCGGTGACCTCGTGTCTATAATGGGTGAGGCTTATGGCAACCCCAGCTATATAAGCTCCAATTATAGCGGCCACCCCTGTATATTCTGCTAAATAGGCAAAGAAGAAGCAGATGATTAAGGCTGCTGAAATGACAGTCTCCGAAACACGGAGTGGGGCAAACTTTCGGAGTACCCAAGGCACAACTTTCCATGCCAGCAGAATCGCGATCACGAAGAAGGCAACTTTTTTGATCAGCACCATTCCCAGATGTACATCGCCGCCAGTCAGGCTCATGACGAAGGCTAGAATGATGATCACCAGCACATCGTCGATCACAGCTGCCCCGAGGATTGTGGTTCCTTCGCGGGTTTTGAGTTTACCCATTTCCTTAAGCGCCTGTACCGAGATACTTACACTGGTTGCAGACAGCAGCAGACCTAGAAAGATGGATTCAAACATAGGCATATTTAAAATGATTCCTGCAAGATAGCCTAACCCAAAGGGAGCAAGGATTCCTGCGATTCCCACATAAGACGAAGCTTTCCCCGTTCTTTTGAACTCATCCATATCGGTTTCCAGACCGGCAATAAACATCAGCATAATTACACCGATTTGGCTGATTTCTTCAAGAATGTCCGTACCGGTAATAAAGCCCATAACGGCTGGGCCTAAGACGATTCCGATTAACAGTTTTCCCAGAACAGCGGGCTGCTTCAATCGTACACTTAGATCTCCTGCCAGCTTGGATGCAAGTAAAATAATGGCTAATTCAAGAATTAACACCAAAGATCGCCCTCCAATTTTATGAATAGTGTGCTGAGGATTTGCAAAAGGATGCAAAAAAGCCTGCCACCAAGGCAGCACTGTGCAATTGCGCACAGCACTCCCTTGGTGACAGGCTCCTCCGAGTCATGCAAGATATTAAAAATTTTAAATGGATAATAAACGCCATTATATAATAATTATATAGATAAGTAAACCCTAATCTTTAAATACATAGGTTTAAAGATCGTTACAGGCCATATCAAAACTTGTAATTTGAGGCTAAAATCAAAATTTGGATTTTCGATGGTAGGTAGGTTTAAGCTTTCCGGCTGGCTGGAAGGGCTCTCTTTTCTGATTCTGGTCAGATCATCCAGATGCTGTTAAGATTGTCGGGATGATTCATGGCATACTGTTCCCGTTGTATCTGCTGTGTCTTATATATATCGCCTATGCTAACAGATGGTCAACATTCCGCTGGATTGTGGGTTTTTTGGTTGGTTTTCTGCCTTTTGGCACTTTTATATTTACTGCTTATTTGAATAAAAAAGGATGGAGATAGCCATGCTTGTCCGAACCCGCCTCCTTCTAAAGGAGAGCGGGTTCTTCTGTATAGCGGGAGCCACCGCGCCATAAAAGGGCATAATTAAGTGCTGTTAGTGAATCTTAGGGCTGAAGTTTAGTAAACAGCAAAAAACATCAAGTTCAAGGATCTAACTAGATTTATAATATTTGTGAAAGGAACGGTGGCATAAATGGAAGAAAGCAGGGTTTATTTTAAAAATTTAGTAGGGACAAGTTATGAAGTAGGGACGCAATTAGGAAAATGGATTTTATCCAAGCCTGATTTATTACAGAAAGTATTACTTCCCCCCAATGCCTATCCACATGACAAATTTATTGAAATTTCCTCTTTATTGGATTGTTATTGTCAAGGTATCAATGAGGAAATCGAAGGTTTTTCAGATACGATTGGTGTTTCCAAAGAACAGATGCTTTTTTATGCAATGACCTATTTGGAACGAGGGTGTAGCTTAATGGCGGCATTACCGAAAAAAACCGAAAGCGGGCATACTTTAATGGCAAGAAATTATGACTTCAATGATAAAATGGAAGAAATGTGCTTTGCTTTTACTGAGATTAAGGGGAAATATCGCTATATTGGCTCTACCTTAAATTTATTCGGTAGATGTGATGGAATGAATGAACACGGTCTTGCGGTGTGTAAGGCGTCTAATGGTTTACCTGTCGGCAATTTTGAGGGTGGCCAAAGAGCAGGAGTCACAGGATTCAGTTTTTGGATAGTTGTTCGCAGCATACTTGAAAACTGCAAAAATGTAGATGAAGCAATTAAATGGACCATGGATGCACCCATTGGTTATAACATTAATTTGATGTTGGCTGATAGGCATAATAAAATAGCATTACTTCAATGTGTTGATGGTCATAAGGCTTACAAAATTTTGGACGAAAACCATGATGAAGCATACCTTAGTTCCACAAATCATGTGCTATTGGATGATATAAAGCCTTATGAAAAAGTGCTCATTGAAAACTCTGTAATCCGCAATGACAGGATTGTTAGTCTGTTTGAGAGAAATAAACAAATTTCAAAAAAAAATATAAAGGAACTGCTTTCAACATCGTATCCAAATGGGCTTTGTTGTCATTATTATAGAGAATTTTTTGGTACGCTACGCTCTATGATATTTGATACAACTGATAGGACTATAGAAATGACGTTTGGTTCTCCACAAGCCAATGAATGGCATACGTTTTCTGTTGGAGCATTTGACATGGAAGAGATGAAAGTGTTGCTGCCGCAAGAAAAAGCTAGACCGGATTTTTACAAAATCAACTAATTCCTATTCTTACTCATTAGGATTTAGCGCATAGTGATTCATGGCATACTGTTCCCGCTGTATCTGCTGTGTCTTATACATATCGTCTATGCTTACAGATGGTCAGTATCCTGCAGGATATCGCTTATGTGAATAAATAAGAATGGAGATAGTTCGGGCTCCTCCCTTGTCTTGGAGTATTTTTCAACCCGCCAGCCTCTAAGGGTGGTGGGTTTTTAGGTATATCGGGAGCCATCTCGCCATAAAAAGGGTATAATTAAGTGTTATTAGCAAATCTTAAGAGCTAAGATTGGAACGAAGTCAGGGCCCTAGGCAATTCAGTTGATAGATGGATCAGTGTAGTAAGAAGGGAGACTCGGCATACCGGATGAAATGGAATTTCAATAATACTTATGTTCACTTGCCTGAATCATTTTATTCCATCGTTGAACCCAAACCTGTCCGTTCACCAAAGCTGGTCAGATTAAATGAGAATTTGGCTGAAGCACTGGGATTAGATAAATCAGAGCTGAAAGGACAAGCTGCGGTGGAAGTTTTCGCGGGCAACCAAATTCCCAAAGGAGGCGTACCGCTGGCTCAAGCATACGCCGGACATCAATTCGGCTATTTCACGATGCTCGGTGACGGCCGGGCGATGCTGCTTGGTGAGCACATCACTCCAGACGGAGAACGTCTAGACATTCAGCTTAAGGGCTCAGGAAGAACCCCTTATTCCCGAGGGGGAGATGGGAGGGCGGCACTCGGCCCCATGCTGCGCGAGTATATCATCAGCGAAGCTATGCACGCCTTGGGCATTCCTACGACCCGCAGCCTTGCCGTAGTAACCACAGGAGAATCTATTGTCCGGGAGACGATGCTTCCAGGAGCGATCTTAACACGTGTGGCTGCAAGCCACTTGCGGGTGGGCACCTTCCAATATGCTGCAAGCAGAGGAAATATAGAAGAGCTTCGGAGTCTTGCGGATTATGCAATAGCAAGACACTATCCTGAATTTAAGGAGAATGCGGAGCGATATGTACAGCTGCTGCAAGCAGTTATTCAGCGCCAGGCAAGCTTGATTGCCAAGTGGCAGCTTGTGGGCTTTATCCATGGCGTGATGAATACGGATAATATGACCATTAGCGGAGAGACC from Paenibacillus sp. CAA11 encodes:
- a CDS encoding sugar phosphate nucleotidyltransferase, whose protein sequence is MKALLLAGGLGTRLRPLTEQLPKPMALVGNVPWLEHLILQLRDQGIREFVLALKHYPELIRRHLGNGSKYGVSIEYVVEQDALGTAGAIKNAEAHLGETFLVFNADIIQTMEIHPMLDYHYSRGAQVTIGLTEVDDPSAFGVVDCTDSGQVRRFIEKPKRGEAVSNRINAGIYIMNKAALRYIPEGREVSIERETFPLLIHQGIGVYGYTMKGYWMDMGTRERYRQVHRDLLDRKLDLRLPGTETEPGIRMGKGCHIGQAVRLIAPVLIGDHVRIEDHAVIGPYTILGEHCHIARGAQLAETILWNRSSVKDNAKLNQCVCGYDSLIESRHILYEAFAQRMKEEAVVG
- a CDS encoding glycosyltransferase translates to MNIAYIGTYIPQKCGIATYTHHLRQSICAAKSWKGHDTVYAIKPSSSVQQDPASLIHELDKEDQSAYKKLAQRLNRSEVSVVSLQHEFGIFGGEAGEYIIDFVEHLNKPLAVTFHTVFENPEEPYRRIQQRIAEQSDMILVMNRLAAGYLHRSLHVPQEKIYIVPHGTPEPSKGKRELTRSKMGWEERKVVMSFGLLSRGKGLETVLQALPRVVEQVPEVLYAIVGQTHPEVRKREGEAYREELMRMIHELKLDNHVTMIDRYVEEDELVGLLSACDLYVTPYPGMQQITSGTLAYAVGLGRPVLSTPYAYAKDLLETLPELLIPYEDKMLWSRQMADILANSNKLEQLERKMMQIGSPMHWSKVGELHLKLFSDLTNTHREVLRAN
- a CDS encoding glycosyl transferase, which codes for MYSYHISPRHLMRLTDDTGLLEHALGSIPRRNEGYTTDDNARGLWACSVIHKIAGKDGGQWLRLAENYLAFLLWVQREDGSFHNNIAYDRSPETEIASDDCFGRTCWAAANALVLLPSEGSRLAAEQILLKAANQTDQLRFPRGIAYALSAYAFLLTHEEFSSVWLDRNSLLSKLKAIEWVSRFEQQLLNWYGQASSPDWCWFEEKLTYGNGLLPWALFNAYQVTGNAEAFRVARESMDFLASKMTAPEGWIRPIGNERWATAEHMSQWDQQPLEVFKLALAAREAYRLEKREEDAQLIGRCRDWFYGENDCRRALADAEDGSCCDGLTLTGPNLNRGAESTLSYLLTEYLYIDLELGPRAQDS
- a CDS encoding DUF421 domain-containing protein, which produces MSWQDVWNEVWKSLVVIIAGMLLLRLAGRKSISQMTIPTTVIMVSIGTVIVQPIADRSIWMALIAASTFVVLLLIIEAVQLKWNGFEQFMRSRALVVIQNGQLQTQTLKRLRLTVDQLEMKLRQAGIQKIEDVKTATIESNGQLGYELTEEAKPVTLKQLRNMLELYLNPSSMESSASSSIGGKNEDQSKTLFNELTNREKQDTEEKWLQ
- a CDS encoding DUF3817 domain-containing protein; its protein translation is MIHGILFPLYLLCLIYIAYANRWSTFRWIVGFLVGFLPFGTFIFTAYLNKKGWR
- a CDS encoding C45 family autoproteolytic acyltransferase/hydolase; amino-acid sequence: MEESRVYFKNLVGTSYEVGTQLGKWILSKPDLLQKVLLPPNAYPHDKFIEISSLLDCYCQGINEEIEGFSDTIGVSKEQMLFYAMTYLERGCSLMAALPKKTESGHTLMARNYDFNDKMEEMCFAFTEIKGKYRYIGSTLNLFGRCDGMNEHGLAVCKASNGLPVGNFEGGQRAGVTGFSFWIVVRSILENCKNVDEAIKWTMDAPIGYNINLMLADRHNKIALLQCVDGHKAYKILDENHDEAYLSSTNHVLLDDIKPYEKVLIENSVIRNDRIVSLFERNKQISKKNIKELLSTSYPNGLCCHYYREFFGTLRSMIFDTTDRTIEMTFGSPQANEWHTFSVGAFDMEEMKVLLPQEKARPDFYKIN
- a CDS encoding protein adenylyltransferase SelO, whose amino-acid sequence is MKWNFNNTYVHLPESFYSIVEPKPVRSPKLVRLNENLAEALGLDKSELKGQAAVEVFAGNQIPKGGVPLAQAYAGHQFGYFTMLGDGRAMLLGEHITPDGERLDIQLKGSGRTPYSRGGDGRAALGPMLREYIISEAMHALGIPTTRSLAVVTTGESIVRETMLPGAILTRVAASHLRVGTFQYAASRGNIEELRSLADYAIARHYPEFKENAERYVQLLQAVIQRQASLIAKWQLVGFIHGVMNTDNMTISGETIDYGPCAFMDTYDPNTVFSSIDTQGRYAFGNQPNIAAWNLARFAESLLPLLHEDPEEAVRLAEQQLEGYGEIYHHQYMAGMRSKLGIFNTEDEDESLMGKLLGMMKKYKADYTNTFRLLTLNQLSDSDLFDSSEFAAWDKRWKDRLGRQAESEEDSRALMQRSNPAVIARNHRVEEALEGATIQGDFSKLDKLLTVLSNPFAYSEEQEEFCSLPVPGNRPYRTYCGT